From the genome of Medicago truncatula cultivar Jemalong A17 chromosome 2, MtrunA17r5.0-ANR, whole genome shotgun sequence:
TGTTTTAcatgtcttttaaaatctcacagaattaatacaatctcacacagtttttaaatttttttttttatttattaaaataatcttttaaaatcctaatccaatataACCCCTTCATATATATTGGGTTCGTTTAACCCCGCCGAAACGGCCCAACAACAAGCTCCAACTTCCTTGATGTGAAGACGGTGGATTGTGAAGATATAAAAACTCTGTACTTTATCCCACTCGATAAATCTCTGTTCAATTGCATTAttccatttttcaattttttcctcAATTTCTCTTAAACCCTCAACGATGGCTGCGGAAACATTTCCATACCAAAACGGCGTTGTTGCGAAAAAGTCGAAGGAGAACGATCGGCGTCGCCGTCGCGGGAAGGcgaagaaaaacaacaaagctTCTGAGCAGCCAGCTTCTAACATCGGCGAAGAAAGTGACAATGCTAAGGAGAATACTGATCCGAAGCAGGTTTCAATTCTTCTAACTTTTGTTACTATCGCGCATATGTTAGAatttcttctaatattttgtGGGCTGCAAGTTGTTGACTGATGTGATACTTAGCCCTAACAAAAGTGATcaataaataatagtttttcctttaaaaattaaataaaataaaaaaataattggccACTTAATCTGATTTGTGTAGAAACATATGGTAGGCCCAAACACTAGGTCCATGATGGGTGGTGCCTAAGTTATAAATAGAGAGGCTAGGTCCTCTTTTGCCATCACTCCGACAATACGCTCACTAGTGGTTTGCTTCCATCGACAACCCGAAAACCGGAGCGTGTGAAAGGCAAAGGAAGACTCAGCCATGACATCGGTACCAACAAGCATAACCTTTGATTCATTTGATTTTCGTTGTTCATAGATTGGaggaaattgattttaaattaaattgataggtgctattcaaatttaattctgaatgtttgtgtttgttgaaTCAATATTTTAGTGAAATTAGGGTGTTTGAACTTTAATTAAGCGCGTTTTAGTGAATATtatactgattttttttttttatctctgcCCCTATCaccaaaaaaattgatcatAGAGTGTTTAGGAAATTGTTCATCTAAGTAGATAATGGTTTTCATAATTGGTGAAATTGAAATATCTCTGCTAGCATTTTGATTTACTAAGCATACttgtgtaataatttttttgcttattcatttttaggtttttgaaCAAGTTGAAATTGAGTATGTACCAGAGAAGGTAGACCTATACGAAGGCATGGATGAagaatttagaaaaatatttgagaaaTTTAGTTTCACTGAAGTCGCTGCATCAGAGGTAATGTGCTGcccttaattgatttttttggtcaTTGCAACTTCTTTGGtttattgttttgaatttttattaaggGTTTGCTATTGTAACATTAGGAAACTGATAAGAAGGATGTGGCGGAGGAAACTGCAGCTACTAAAAAGAAAGCTAATTCCGATTCTGATTATgaggatgaagaaaatgataatgagcaaaaagaaaaaggcgtatcaaacaagaagaaaaaggtGAAGCAATTTGTAGCATGTGTATTTcattttgcattttattataaatttgttgTTGTATTCCTGTGGAGATCCATTCTGAAAAAGTTTAATCTTATGCTCAGCTTCAACGAAGAATGAAGATTGCTGAACTGAAACAAGTTAGCTCAAGACCTGATGTTGTTGAGGTAGGAATGTTTTAATATTGCACAATTAGTTTCAAATTGTTGGGTATCCCCTTCTGTCAAGGCTGTTATGCAAATGATAtttcataatttcattttcagGTTTGGGATGCTACTGCAGCAGATCCTAAGTTGCTGGTGTTTTTGAAATCTTATCGTAACACTGTACCTGTACCTAGGCATTGGTCACAAAAGAGAAAATTTTTGCAGGTTAGTCAGCATCCTAACTTGATAGTTATTATAGGTTAATGATGTAAGCATGTCTGATGGCTGTGCCTTGCATGAGTGATGTAGTAATAGGGTGAAAATGATCAAGTCAATAAGGTTTAtcttatatatgtatgtatgtggtTCTTGCAGGGGAGCGGCTGTGGCAATCACCAATCCTGGACTGGTAGGTGTTTGTAAATGGGCATCCTTGAGTTGTTTCTCTTTTATTATCTTTGTTGTATTGATTGGGAATATGGTGCTCACACTTTTATTATGTTATATGATGGGGAATAGGACTGTTCATAATTCAGTTTATTCAAAAAGTGAAATGAGCCAAACCATAACACCAGTTCATAAGATCCAAATCGAACCgtaatatattaatttcaaatgaACTAGACTAATGGTTCTTAATTTCAAACCGAACCGTTGCCAACTTGCCATACAATTTTCCCCAAGTTGAACTATTTTTTTgcgaatcaatttttttttttttttttttttttacagaatggTGAATCAGTTTGTGCATATACAAAAGCTTTTGGTGATGGATGAAACAGCGGTTTTGGGACTATAAATTTCAGTTTCATTTAGGGATTAATTCCCAAATTGTGTGAAAAGGGAATGTTGGATTTGAAATATACATgttaaattccaattttgcaATCTTGAAAACAAGTGGCAATACCTAGTGAGTTAAACATATTCGTGAATCCCTGACTTCTAAAACTACGTGGTTTGTTTGAAGGAACCTTGCGAGGGAGAAGTAGCTTGGGTGAGTGAAGTACATAATCTACAAATCAACTACGTGGTTTGTTTGAAGGAACCTTGTGAGGGAGAAGTAGCTTGGGTGAGTGAAGTACATAATCTAGATCATGAGATTTGCCACTCCTGAGGAACAGACCGTGATCGTGAAAATGGATTTAGGATTCGTCAATGATAGAGAGAGGATTTAGGTTTATGAGTGGATCTTGGATTCGCGAAGAGTTTATAAATGACACCAAACCTGAAAATAAACAAGGATATTTGTAGTTCGGTTCACTTATTTGCAGTTCAATTCTAGTTAGTAAATTGTGTGTGAAATAGTGGTTTGGTTCGTAAACTACCAGAATTTGTTCGGTTAATTTCAGTATAGTTCGGTTCGACTTTTTTGTTTTGGGCAGGCCTAATTGGGGACCTATAATTATATGGCTTTTTTGCATGATATTAATGGACCTATAATTATATGCCTTTCCATTGTGCTTAATGCTCAGACTGAAATTCCTCTTTATcttcatttatttatgattGATATTACTTAGCCCAATTATATAGTTGATGCTGACATATATTAGTAGTTatctcatcagaagctgaagctGTGTTATTGTTTTGACAGGGGAAACGAGGTATTGAGAAACAACCTTTTCAACTTCCTGATTTCATTGCTGCCACTGGTATTGAGAAAATCAGACAGGTAATCTGACCTgtttgcatatatatatatatatatatgtgtgtgtgtgtgtgtatgtgtgtgtgtgtgtgtgtgtgtgtgtgctgTTCAGAACAACCTCCCATCAAAATAAGTGAACATTCTGTGATTTACTTGCGAATTTTATGTGCTATCTGTGTTCCTGAAATTGCATTTTTCTGTACCATCAGATGCTTATACTACTGCATGAATTTTTTCATGTGAACTACAAATTATGACCTTGTGCTTTGTTTTCCAAGAATCTCAAGATTATTTAAATAGGTAGCTGGGAAGTTGGTATATCTGTATATGTGAAGAATTTTATATAGATTTTGGGATGGATGGGTTGCTGGTTTTGATAAGTGGTTTGTACTTAAAGCAAGTTAAAGTGTGGGAGTCCTGTTGTAAAATCAATATATTATTAACTCACATGCAGTAGAGATATGTAATATTGGGGATGTTGATGGAAAAGCCTTGTGTCCCTCTGTTGAATTTCTGTTTCATAAATGAACTTTATATGAAATGGATGTTTTCCTGTGCTACATACATTCATCTATGTCCTTTAAATCATTTCACCAGATTGTTGTAGTTGCTGTTTTTTTAATCTGAAGTGTTGTGCATGCAGGCTTATATTGAGAAAGAGGACAGTAAGAAGTTGAAGCAAAAGCAAAGGGAACGTATGCAACCAAAAATGGGAAAAATGGATATAGATTATCAGGTTTCATTTGTGTTTTTGCCTTTgtgttttacaattttattttacttacatGATTTTATGTTTATCCATTTGTTCTATAACTATTTTAATTCCTACTTTCTAATAGTTATATTTCTTGGTTGCTAGGTCCTTCACGATGCATTTTTTAAGTACCAAACAAAGCCAAAGCTGACATCCCTTGGGGAATTGTATCACGAAGGAAAAGAATTTGAGGTATTTATTTCTTGCGACATTTTGGTTTTGTTGTAGTGTTAGGCTAGTTCTTAGGACACCATAGTAACTTTTACTTCATAGGAGTGGATCTCTAATGCTGAGCAATAGGTGTTTGTCCCAACTATTGATTTGAgtggaacttttttttttcttttaattatttaggACAGATAATTCATGTacaatttctatttttgttgataaacGTGCAAAGTTTGTGATTTCTGTAACCTGtatgttaaataaaatcaacaagtGCCATATACTAGTGAAATTATTATTGGGATTCAATTTTCAAATGCAGTTTCCTCATTTGCAGTAGTTTGTTTCCCACCACCTGATGGGAAAAACAtagattgttgttgatgtattTCCAGTATTTTGTTTATTAGGTCattatgtgttttttgtgttgaatttgaacttcTATAGACACAGTTCAAAGCTCCAGTGTAGATGTATGAGATATTTCTCTTTAGAGGCTGGATCCTCTCCTTCTCCCattctcttcttctccctcctccattttgtgtctttctctctaaattttagagagaagatcaagagagtgaaaaaaaataaaaaaataagattaagagtgAGAGAATATCAAGAGAAAGACACAAAGTGGAGAAGGCAAGGAGAATGAGATAAGGAGAGGACCCAAGTCCCTCTTTTGATGAAAGATCTAAGAGTGTGTTATCTTATTCTAGCTTTAATTAGAGGTTTCCATTGATCTAGTTGAGTGTTAGTGATCCAGGCACATTCACAagttttcacttttaatttggctcttttattttacttatatatTATTGGAACGGAATTAGTTTATATGATGACATTGGTTGGTGTGCAGGTAAAGTTGAGGGAGATGAAACCTGGTATGTTATCACACGACTTGAAAGAAGCTCTTGGTATGCCTGAGGGCGCTCCTCCTCCATGGCTTATTAATATGCAGGTAAGAACATTGTCTAGTGCATTTTTCGTTGATCCTGCATTGGCCTTGTGTCTACATGAAAcatgttctattttgtttcCCAGAGATATGGTCCTCCACCATCTTACCCTCAGCTGAAGATCCCAGGACTGAATGCTCCCATACCCGCTGGAGCTAGCTTCGGTTATCATCCTGGTGGATGGGGCAAGCCTCCTGTCGACGAAGTATACTTTCTTTATAAATTCACTGTTTGTTTTTGGATTCCCTCTTTATCTTATTAACCAGCTTACTTATCTTCATCTAAACAGTATGGACGCCCACTGTATGGAGATGTTTTTGGTGTTCAACAACAAGATCAGCCTAACTATGAGGTTTGCTTTAATTAGAAGTTATACTATTTAATTAGAGTGGaaactttttatcaaatattattttacaaagCCACCCattttttctaaactttttatcaaatattattttacaaagCCACCCATTTTTTCTAACTTCATTGTTGGGTTTCAATAGTAAACATGTTTCTGAAGCAtatgaaatttcatttttcttttctttttctgttcatATAAGCCATATAtgtagttttctttttgtttcttatcCTGTGTTTAATGTAAACATAGAGTAATTAGTGCTGTATCATATCACCTTGCTTATCCAAAACTTCAAAATATATTCCTCATTGCTATTTCTTGATTACTTTTTTGGTGTGATGGCGTTTTAAAAATTCCTTCTCTTCTCATCCATAAGAGGCAGTCCTTTTATTGGTTGAATGAAAagcataagaaataaaaatactaagTTTTACTTAAGAGCCCCATACAACGTCAACTTTAAAATGTTATCATTTTCATTGTGttatttcttttcataatttacTGATGTCCTCATTATGCAGGAAGAGCCAGTTGATAAGACCAAACACTGGGGTGAtttggaggaggaggaggaggaggaagaagaggaagaagaagaggaggaggaggaggaagaaggaATGGAAGAGGAGTACTTTGAAGATGGTGTTAAGTCTGTTGATAGTCTATCAAGGTATTGTTATTTTACCATTTCATTATCTTGTTAAAATATGTAATGTAGGTTTGAAGTGTGGTTGTTCATTTTACCAAGAGAAAGTGTGGGTGTTCTGAAGTGCCTCACCTTGATTTtgctagtttttttcttttgtaaggCATTACTATTCTTAATGAAAAATAACCCACCAGCATAAAGAAAATCATTTATAAATTACATGTCTTTCAATTAAGCTTATTTGGCAATATCACTTGTTCGTAGTCAAATATTACTTGCTATGATTTAAATGATTGATGAAATGTGATGTTGAGTTATTTATTAGTAGGGCCACTTAGTAAATTTATCAGAGTTGCTGGGTTAGAGAGATGTGGTGCTTATTAGGTTAGGTACttggttgaaaatttaaaaaaaagcaaTGTGGACACGCAGGTCCCACTTAGGGTCTGTTAGGTTTAATGGATGAGAGGGAAGGGGTTTTAATGGAAGGGAGGGGGAAGATTTTAAAATACCGTGTTTGGTTAGACGGGGGAGGGGTTTTAATGGAAGTAAcatgtaaaattatatttttcacccttgtaatatTTAAAGTCACATTAATTATACAGGCATTTAAGTCTAAATTTAAATAAGCAATCTCACCCCTCTAAATAAATCCCCCACTTTTTGGCTCTCTtgccctcccctcccctctaaATAAATGAACCAAACCACTAAGATTTAGAGTAATCCATCCCCGTACAGGTATTTACTGTCATTTTGAACTCATTTCTTACCTCCTTTTCCTTTGCGTCATTTTGTTCAGCACTCCCACCGGAGTGGAGACACCTGATGTTATTGACCTACGGAAGCAACAGAGAAATAAGGAGCCTGAGAGGCCTCTTTATCAAGTGAGTTTTTCCTACTGAACATATTTTAACAGCTTTGACTTCTGTTTGACTAGTCATATCATTGACCTTTTATTTTTCGTTATCTATGAAGGTGcttgaagagaaagaagaaaaaattggtgCAGGATCTTTACTTGTACCCGGACACACGTATGTAAATTTTGCAGCAACTTTATATTATAGTTGACTagcatttttctctctccataaTTGTTTGTTTCTTGACAAGTTCTGACACCTCCTTTTCTCCTCTCTGTAGTTATGTGGTTGGCACTGGCGGCACCCAGGATAAATCGGGTGCTAAAAGGGTAAGGTGTTTTCTCTTTTACTTGTGAGGAAATAAATAATAGGGTAGAGTAGAGGGCTGTTTGTTTTAGGAGGTGGcatgtttcatgtttttttcttttttggaacTTCCAGGTCGACCTTCTTAAAGGTCAGAAGTCCGATAAAGTGGACGTCACTTTACTGCCGGAAGAGTTGGAAGCCATGGAAAATGTTCTGCAGGCCAGGTATGAATTTCTTTTCATCATTTCTATTTCAGATTTAGTGGGttatttttttgtagaaatGATTTCTTACCTCTGCTGGATCTATGCAGGTATGAGGAAGCTAGGGAGGAAGAGAAGTTGCGTAGTCAGCGAGAAGATTTCAGTGACATGGTTGCAGAGGTGTGTTAACTAACCCTACTAATCATATGGAACTGCATATTAGCGTTTTTTTAACATACCATCATGATCTGTATCTAACTTTGGTCTTTATCTGGTCCagaatgagaagaaaagaaaaagaaagatgcAAGAAAAGGACGGCAAATCGAAGAAGAAGGACTTtaagtttgttttcttttggtgGGTGTAGTAATTCTCAGCTTGTCCTTCTCGCATTGCGTGACTAGAGCACCTGTTTAACTCATCTGTTATCTGTAATGTATTACATATTATTGCCTGAAAGTAGTTATCACTGTTTCGGGCAGGAGTGGACGATaagtaaatgaaaataatacaatGAAAACACTAATCAGAACATGTGGTAAAAACTACCTTGTATTTACGCTGTCACACAACATCACCCGTCTTATACAACTCTTTTCCAAGTTCGCATAAATGGATTTCAAATTTGCAACACTTTATGCATGTTTGGTATTATATTGGATATGCTGAAATTATGGTGACTCATGGTGATACTAAATATACACTTGATTGTGTGATTgaacaattaaaatcaatttttttgaagaagattgaacgatttgttataattaaaaTGTCCAATAATGGACCATTTTTTAAGTCCATGTGATACCAATTATAAAAGTGTAGTTGCAAGTTGCAACATGAGGGATTCTATTCTCGTGGTTTTGGGCTCCGTTTGGATCGGCTTATTCAAAGCTTATGTGGATTTATCCACTAACATAAACCTTATTAAATGTGTTTTggtaaattaataaaaacaatttatcacaatttcataagctgcttatgccatattttaataagcctgaATTATGAGCTTAACATATAGCTTTACTTGTTGTGATTTGTTATATACATATCTTTGTTTTATCTTTATGTAAGCAACACACGTCACTatcaacaaaagaataaagaattTCAACAATGATATAGGACTGTCAAACTTTACCcatgtttaattatttcttacttttatatttgcttgttatatttacttttttttttaagagaaatgatatttgcacaaccaatttctaacaactttttgacatctttctctcttatactcacattatatttttattctctctctacctttttctctttctattgattttgatcaatcaaaatagagaaaaacaaagttgtcataaaagttgtttagaaaaagatgtacaaatatcactactctttttttaaaaggagtATTTACATTATTACACTTAA
Proteins encoded in this window:
- the LOC11446801 gene encoding splicing factor 3B subunit 2 isoform X2, producing MTSVFEQVEIEYVPEKVDLYEGMDEEFRKIFEKFSFTEVAASEETDKKDVAEETAATKKKANSDSDYEDEENDNEQKEKGVSNKKKKLQRRMKIAELKQVSSRPDVVEVWDATAADPKLLVFLKSYRNTVPVPRHWSQKRKFLQGKRGIEKQPFQLPDFIAATGIEKIRQAYIEKEDSKKLKQKQRERMQPKMGKMDIDYQVLHDAFFKYQTKPKLTSLGELYHEGKEFEVKLREMKPGMLSHDLKEALGMPEGAPPPWLINMQRYGPPPSYPQLKIPGLNAPIPAGASFGYHPGGWGKPPVDEYGRPLYGDVFGVQQQDQPNYEEEPVDKTKHWGDLEEEEEEEEEEEEEEEEEEEGMEEEYFEDGVKSVDSLSSTPTGVETPDVIDLRKQQRNKEPERPLYQVLEEKEEKIGAGSLLVPGHTYVVGTGGTQDKSGAKRVDLLKGQKSDKVDVTLLPEELEAMENVLQARYEEAREEEKLRSQREDFSDMVAENEKKRKRKMQEKDGKSKKKDFKFVFFWWV
- the LOC11446801 gene encoding splicing factor 3B subunit 2 isoform X1 — encoded protein: MAAETFPYQNGVVAKKSKENDRRRRRGKAKKNNKASEQPASNIGEESDNAKENTDPKQVFEQVEIEYVPEKVDLYEGMDEEFRKIFEKFSFTEVAASEETDKKDVAEETAATKKKANSDSDYEDEENDNEQKEKGVSNKKKKLQRRMKIAELKQVSSRPDVVEVWDATAADPKLLVFLKSYRNTVPVPRHWSQKRKFLQGKRGIEKQPFQLPDFIAATGIEKIRQAYIEKEDSKKLKQKQRERMQPKMGKMDIDYQVLHDAFFKYQTKPKLTSLGELYHEGKEFEVKLREMKPGMLSHDLKEALGMPEGAPPPWLINMQRYGPPPSYPQLKIPGLNAPIPAGASFGYHPGGWGKPPVDEYGRPLYGDVFGVQQQDQPNYEEEPVDKTKHWGDLEEEEEEEEEEEEEEEEEEEGMEEEYFEDGVKSVDSLSSTPTGVETPDVIDLRKQQRNKEPERPLYQVLEEKEEKIGAGSLLVPGHTYVVGTGGTQDKSGAKRVDLLKGQKSDKVDVTLLPEELEAMENVLQARYEEAREEEKLRSQREDFSDMVAENEKKRKRKMQEKDGKSKKKDFKFVFFWWV